In the Octadecabacter sp. SW4 genome, one interval contains:
- a CDS encoding lipoprotein-releasing ABC transporter permease subunit — MAGQTAPFSRFEWMIAWRYIRAKRAEGGVSVMTWISLIGIALAVFALIATLAVRSGFRAEFVDTIVGANAHVTVYPRGEVVPNTSIVLRQITDYTAMAERIEAVPDVVRAAPLIKAQVMANAGQFNTGVEVYGITAADLAGIPRIAAPEESMGQIERFDDGIAIGSGVARILGITVGDRIRVISPNGVRTAMGTSPRTGAYEVVYIFTAGRYDIDSTRIYMPFAEAQSFFNKDGFADEIEVMVTDPDTVNAQVPAIIDAAGDSAIPWTWQQSSGSFLRALEVEDNVMFVILSILVLIASMNIISGLIMLVKNKGRDIGILRTMGLSEGSVLRIFFICGASIGTIGTVIGVILGCLFALYIDPIFSFVNAMGQGGVWDPSIRGIYKLPAKLELADVLSAVVLSLSLSWIVTLFPARRAARMNPVEALRYE; from the coding sequence ATGGCAGGCCAGACCGCCCCGTTTTCACGTTTTGAATGGATGATCGCCTGGCGCTACATCCGCGCCAAACGCGCCGAAGGTGGCGTCAGTGTGATGACATGGATATCGCTGATCGGCATCGCTCTGGCGGTCTTTGCGCTGATTGCCACGCTGGCCGTGCGCAGCGGCTTTCGCGCTGAATTTGTGGATACAATCGTCGGGGCCAATGCCCATGTCACGGTCTATCCGCGCGGTGAGGTGGTGCCAAATACCAGCATCGTGCTGCGCCAGATCACGGACTACACCGCGATGGCCGAAAGGATCGAGGCGGTGCCCGATGTCGTGCGCGCCGCCCCCCTGATCAAAGCACAGGTGATGGCCAACGCCGGCCAGTTCAACACCGGCGTCGAGGTCTATGGCATCACCGCCGCCGATCTGGCGGGCATCCCCCGTATCGCCGCCCCCGAAGAAAGCATGGGCCAAATCGAACGCTTTGACGACGGCATCGCCATCGGGTCTGGCGTGGCGCGGATACTGGGCATCACGGTGGGCGACCGGATCCGCGTGATTTCCCCCAACGGGGTGCGCACGGCGATGGGAACATCCCCGCGCACCGGCGCCTACGAGGTTGTCTATATCTTTACGGCGGGCCGCTATGACATTGATAGCACACGCATTTACATGCCCTTCGCCGAAGCGCAGTCGTTCTTCAATAAGGACGGTTTTGCCGACGAGATCGAAGTGATGGTGACCGATCCTGACACCGTCAATGCCCAGGTGCCAGCCATCATCGACGCCGCCGGCGACAGCGCGATTCCCTGGACCTGGCAGCAATCAAGCGGCAGTTTCCTGCGCGCCCTCGAGGTTGAAGACAACGTGATGTTCGTGATCCTGAGCATCCTTGTGCTGATCGCCTCGATGAACATCATTTCCGGTCTGATCATGCTGGTCAAAAACAAGGGCCGCGATATTGGCATCCTGCGCACGATGGGCCTTTCCGAGGGATCGGTGCTGCGCATCTTTTTCATCTGTGGCGCCAGTATCGGCACCATTGGCACTGTGATCGGCGTTATTCTTGGCTGCCTGTTTGCGCTTTATATCGATCCGATCTTCAGCTTTGTGAATGCGATGGGGCAGGGCGGGGTCTGGGATCCGTCGATCCGTGGCATTTATAAACTGCCCGCGAAACTGGAACTGGCCGATGTGCTTTCGGCGGTGGTTTTGTCACTGTCGCTGTCGTGGATCGTCACGCTGTTTCCGGCCCGTCGCGCCGCGCGCATGAACCCCGTCGAGGCCCTGCGATATGAGTGA
- a CDS encoding ABC transporter ATP-binding protein, whose translation MSDLILNIQGVTKAYNHGKPNAVTVLQGVDLQVQKGEVVALVAPSGAGKSTLLHIAGLLDTPDAGQVSISGVDMTDLGDRKRTSARRNQVGFIYQFHHLLPEFSALENITLPQLANGVAQGAAQSRAQALLDQVGVGARANHRPAALSGGEQQRVAFCRALANQPRLLLADEPTGNLDPGTSDVVFAALMDLVRDTGLSAVIATHNLELAARMDRTVRLDQGKIVP comes from the coding sequence ATGAGTGATCTGATCCTGAACATCCAAGGCGTCACCAAGGCCTATAATCACGGCAAACCCAATGCTGTGACCGTTCTGCAAGGCGTTGATCTGCAAGTGCAAAAAGGCGAGGTTGTGGCCCTTGTGGCCCCTTCGGGTGCGGGTAAATCGACGCTGCTGCATATTGCCGGACTGCTGGACACGCCCGATGCGGGGCAGGTCAGCATCAGCGGTGTGGATATGACCGATCTGGGGGATCGCAAACGCACCTCTGCCCGGCGCAATCAGGTGGGTTTCATCTATCAGTTTCACCACCTGTTGCCGGAATTCAGTGCGCTGGAAAACATCACGCTGCCGCAACTGGCCAATGGCGTGGCGCAAGGTGCGGCCCAGAGCCGCGCGCAAGCCCTGCTGGATCAGGTGGGCGTGGGCGCGCGCGCCAATCATCGCCCCGCCGCCCTGTCGGGGGGCGAACAACAGCGCGTTGCCTTTTGTCGCGCGCTGGCCAATCAGCCGCGCCTTTTGCTGGCGGATGAACCGACCGGCAACCTTGATCCGGGCACATCGGACGTGGTGTTTGCTGCCTTGATGGACCTTGTGCGCGACACAGGATTGTCGGCGGTTATCGCCACTCACAACCTCGAGCTGGCCGCGCGGATGGACCGCACGGTGCGTCTTGATCAGGGAAAGATCGTGCCATGA